A single Brucella intermedia LMG 3301 DNA region contains:
- a CDS encoding low affinity iron permease family protein yields the protein MSQFFTKLSEKAAELAGHYLAFVLASLFIIIWGVTGPLFNFSDTWQLVVNTSTTIITFLMVFLIQNAQNREASATQAKLDEILTIVSTTKIETIGAEHLPLNELKLLLQRFEEQSEAVHVEEQK from the coding sequence ATGTCACAGTTCTTCACAAAGCTCAGCGAAAAAGCTGCCGAACTTGCAGGTCATTACCTGGCGTTCGTTTTGGCGAGTTTGTTCATCATCATATGGGGCGTCACCGGCCCCCTGTTTAACTTCTCAGACACGTGGCAACTTGTGGTGAATACGTCGACCACTATAATCACCTTTCTGATGGTCTTTCTTATCCAGAATGCGCAGAATCGCGAAGCGAGTGCGACCCAGGCCAAACTTGATGAAATCCTGACTATCGTATCTACGACCAAGATCGAGACCATCGGTGCGGAACATCTGCCCCTCAATGAGTTGAAGCTGCTTTTACAACGGTTTGAAGAGCAAAGCGAAGCCGTCCACGTCGAGGAGCAGAAATGA